A region of the Agrobacterium sp. RAC06 genome:
GTTTGGATTTCGCCGTTTCCTGCGCCTTGGTGTCCTGCTTGGCATCGGGCTTGGGCGCCGGCTTCTTTTCCGCCGGCTTGGCGATCTCGGGCTTCGGACGCGCAGCCGGGATCGGCGCCTGCTCGGGCAGGGGGATCTCTTCGGCTACAGCTTCTTCCGCGGGTTGGGGCTCAGTGGGCTGGGGTTCCGGCTCCGGCGGCGGGGCCGTGTCTTCCTTGACCACTTCCTTCACCTCGTTCGCCTTTGGATCAGGCGTCGGCGCCGGTGTCTCGACCTTCTTTGGCGCGGCCGCGACTTCCTGTTCGACCGGACGCTTGGAGGGGGTCGGTGGTGATTTCAGATCGACGTCGTTGTCACCGATATTTTCGGCGGGCTCGGCAATCGCCGGCTTCTGGGTCGGCACGGGTGCGGATTTCTCCGCCAGCGGCGCGTCTGTCGAACCCTTCTGGATCTGGGTGAACTCCTCGATCGGAACGATATCGACCGGGAGCGTTTCCATGGGGGCAAATTCGAGTTTTGCGGGCGAGCCGAGGCTCACCAGCGCCGCCGAGAGCGCCAGAGTGTGCAGAAGCGAGGATGTGAAGAGGCTGCCCTTCATGTCCGTCCGATCAGTTCTGCTGTTCCTGCAGGGTCACAAGACCAATATTGGTGAAACCTGCGGCCGAAATCCGCGCCATGACCTGCATGACGATGCCGTAGGTGGCGGCGGTATCGGCGCGCACGAAGATGCGTTCACTGTAGCCGGTGGTGGCGATCGCCTGCAGTTTCGGGACGACTTCCTCGATCGGGATCGCCGTTTCCTGCAGATAGATTTCGCCGGCCGGATTGACCGAGACGGTGATCGGCTGATTTTCGCTGCTCATCGCCTGGGCCTGGGTCTGTGGCAGGTCGATCGGCACGCCAACGGTCATCATCGGGGCTGCGACCATGAAGATGATCAGCAGAACGAGGACGACGTCGACGAACGGCGTGACGTTGATTTCGCTGACGAGCGCGCGCTTTCCGCCCCGCCGTCCGCGGCGTCCGCCACCCTTGCTCCCTGATCCAACCGACATACCCATGATGCGTCTCCTGCCTTCCGGGCCTTACTGTGCTGCCTGGCGCGGCTGCAGCTTCTCGTCGATCTGGCGCGACAGGATGGCCGAGAATTCGTCTGCAAAGCCTTCCATGCGGGATGCGAGCTTGCCGGCCTCACCGGAGAACTTGTTGTAGGCGATGACGGCCGGGATAGCGGCGATCAGGCCGATGGCGGTCGCGAGCAGTGCTTCGGCGATACCGGGGGCGACGACTGCAAGGCTTGCATTGTTCGAGCCGGCAATTGCCTGGAAGGAGGTCATGATACCGATTACGGTACCGAAAAGGCCGATGAAGGGGCCGGCC
Encoded here:
- a CDS encoding cell envelope integrity protein TolA; translated protein: MKGSLFTSSLLHTLALSAALVSLGSPAKLEFAPMETLPVDIVPIEEFTQIQKGSTDAPLAEKSAPVPTQKPAIAEPAENIGDNDVDLKSPPTPSKRPVEQEVAAAPKKVETPAPTPDPKANEVKEVVKEDTAPPPEPEPQPTEPQPAEEAVAEEIPLPEQAPIPAARPKPEIAKPAEKKPAPKPDAKQDTKAQETAKSKPQMESDFNADEVAALLNKTDAAGGGAKRSTDQEALGGRTDTGGSKLSQSELDALRGVIQDNWLITPGMADAADVRVRVTFRLDQNGALIGEPEATATGGSPSAQQVLMSGAVRAVRKSAPFTNLPPDKYDAWSEVVVNFDPSELM
- the tolR gene encoding protein TolR gives rise to the protein MGMSVGSGSKGGGRRGRRGGKRALVSEINVTPFVDVVLVLLIIFMVAAPMMTVGVPIDLPQTQAQAMSSENQPITVSVNPAGEIYLQETAIPIEEVVPKLQAIATTGYSERIFVRADTAATYGIVMQVMARISAAGFTNIGLVTLQEQQN